A single genomic interval of Corylus avellana chromosome ca10, CavTom2PMs-1.0 harbors:
- the LOC132163390 gene encoding uncharacterized protein LOC132163390: MVRRANMPREKRRGKVDLDEEGKAEDAGKSSKSFLILSSSDDEDANEDPRLKNVEKALLMRAAKLAPDDAVLGETSGCGGGSSGVVALSSSSALDEEVVEVPGGVGGCNGIVSSGKKKVLKRVRIKKKIKKMEVGEQTVIVAKEEEKEETVEASDIVESVEPTAVEITDNIVFRKLLRGPRYFDPPDSSSWGKCFNCGEEGHTMAKCTAVKRKKPCFVCGSLEHNAKQCSKGQDCFICKKGGHRAKDCPEKYKGGSPSLKICLKCGDSGHDMFSCWNDYYSPDDLMGIQCYICKGFGHLCCGNSVKTSPGVISCYKCGQLGHTGLACAKIRGEDTGTVSSSSCYKCGEEGHFARECMNSSKANKRSREFSTPTLRFHREKKDYSEFKSVPLDLSKVRKRKKTRNDEKGIATPQKSKRRGGWIVEDPGDLSHRKSEKGRWRSPATPKGHKIAGLTAGGHISSSQSSKKSSTALSGSSTSQGWSKGFQHRFSAARFGNSGSEGMHRNYSWW; the protein is encoded by the exons ATGGTCAGGAGGGCGAACATGCCGAGGGAGAAGCGGAGAGGGAAGGTGGATCTCGACGAGGAAGGGAAAGCAGAAGACGCTGGAAAGTCTTCGAAGTCGTTTCTGATATTGAGCAGCAGCGACGACGAGGACGCGAACGAGGATCCGAGACTGAAGAATGTTGAGAAAGCCCTGTTGATGCGCGCCGCCAAGCTGGCTCCGGACGACGCCGTTTTGGGTGAAACTAGCGGTTGTGGTGGTGGATCTTCTGGTGTGGTCGCGCTGTCTTCGTCTTCGGCGTTGGATGAAGAGGTCGTTGAAGTCCCCGGCGGGGTCGGTGGCTGTAACGGAATTGTTAGTTCGGGGAAGAAGAAGGTTTTGAAGAGGGTGAGGATTAAGAAGAAGATTAAGAAGATGGAAGTTGGAGAGCAAACC GTCATTgttgcaaaagaagaagagaaggaagagaccGTCGAGGCGTCGGATATTGTTGAGTCTGTGGAACCAACTGCTGTTGAAATAACTGACAACATCGTGTTTCGGAAGCTTCTT CGCGGACCAAGGTATTTTGATCCTCCAGATAGCAGCAGTTGGGGAAAATGCTTTAATTGTGGGGAAGAAGGTCATACAATGGCGAAATGTACAGCAGTTAAGCGGAAGAAACCATGTTTTGTTTGTGGGAGTTTGGAGCACAATGCGAAGCAATGCTCGAAG GGACAAGATTGCTTTATCTGCAAAAAAGGTGGCCACCGAGCGAAAGACTGTCCAGAAAAGTACAAGGGTGGTTCTCcaagtttgaaaatttgtttaaaatgcGGAGATTCTGGACATGATATGTTTTCATGCTGGAATGATTACTATTCACCTGATGATCTCATG GGAATACAATGTTACATCTGCAAGGGATTTGGCCATTTATGTTGTGGTAACTCTGTTAAGACTAGCCCAGGAGTGATTTCTTGTTATAAATGTGGTCAATTGGGCCATACTGGTTTG GCATGTGCAAAGATACGTGGGGAAGATACTGGTACAGTGTCATCTAGTTCATGCTACAAGTGTGGTGAAGAAGGTCATTTCGCCCGTGAATGCATGAATTCTTCTAAG GCCAACAAGAGGAGTCGTGAATTTTCTACCCCAACTCTAAGATTTCACAGAGAAAAGAAAGACTACTCAGAATTCAAATCTGTGCCTCTTGATCTCAGTAAGGTTcgtaaaaggaagaaaaccagAAATGATGAAAAAGGCATTGCAACACCACAAAAATCAAAACGTAGAGGTGGCTGGATAGTGGAGGATCCTGGTGACCTCTCGCATAGAAAATCTGAAAAGGGCAGATGGAGGTCTCCAGCGACACCTAAGGGTCATAAGATAGCTGGTTTAACTGCTGGTGGTCACATTTCAAGTTCTCAATCATCCAAAAAATCAAGCACGGCTCTTTCTGGATCTTCAACATCACAAGGATGGTCTAAGGGTTTTCAGCACAGATTTTCAGCTGCAAGGTTTGGCAATTCTGGCAGCGAGGGGATGCATAGAAATTACAGTTGGTGGTAG